The Solibacillus daqui genome has a segment encoding these proteins:
- a CDS encoding heptaprenylglyceryl phosphate synthase yields MDYLSWRHVFKLDPAKEISDEALEQICESGTDVILVGGTDDVTLDGVLDLLVRVRRYSVPVALEISDVESISAGYDFYFIPSVLNSTDTKWVKDLHHEAIKEFGDVLIWEELVAEGYCVLNPDCKVAQVTSAKTDLTEDDVVAYARMAENYFKLPIFYLEYSGAYGDVEMVKATAEVLENTKLFYGGGITSVEQAKEMAAYADTVVVGNIIYDDLKAALKTVQAVKNTVK; encoded by the coding sequence ATGGATTATTTATCTTGGCGTCATGTGTTTAAATTAGACCCTGCGAAGGAAATTTCAGATGAGGCGTTAGAGCAAATTTGTGAATCGGGTACAGATGTGATTTTAGTAGGTGGTACGGATGATGTTACGCTTGATGGCGTGCTTGATTTATTAGTACGTGTGCGACGTTATTCTGTGCCGGTTGCGCTTGAAATTTCTGATGTCGAAAGCATCTCGGCTGGCTATGATTTTTACTTCATTCCCTCAGTATTAAATAGTACCGATACTAAATGGGTGAAAGATTTACATCATGAAGCAATAAAAGAATTTGGCGATGTTCTAATTTGGGAAGAGCTTGTTGCTGAAGGGTATTGTGTACTAAATCCAGATTGCAAAGTGGCACAAGTAACGAGTGCCAAGACAGATTTAACCGAAGATGATGTTGTTGCTTATGCACGCATGGCAGAAAATTATTTCAAACTACCAATTTTCTATTTAGAATATAGTGGTGCATATGGTGATGTCGAGATGGTGAAGGCTACTGCCGAAGTACTAGAAAATACAAAGCTGTTTTACGGTGGAGGCATTACGTCGGTAGAACAGGCTAAAGAGATGGCAGCTTATGCAGATACAGTTGTAGTTGGCAATATTATTTATGATGATTTAAAAGCTGCATTAAAAACAGTACAAGCCGTGAAAAATACAGTAAAATAA
- a CDS encoding YerC/YecD family TrpR-related protein gives MQVEKIRGHQTDQLFKAVLELKDIEECYKFFDDLCTISEIQSLAQRFEVAHLLRLKKTYETIKKETGASTATISRVRRCFDYGNDTYDEMLGRLYPDEKPFTSK, from the coding sequence ATGCAGGTTGAAAAGATTCGCGGTCATCAAACAGATCAGTTATTTAAAGCGGTTCTAGAATTAAAAGATATTGAGGAATGCTATAAATTTTTTGATGATTTATGCACGATTAGTGAAATCCAATCATTAGCACAGCGTTTTGAAGTAGCACATTTATTACGTTTAAAGAAAACGTATGAGACAATCAAAAAAGAAACAGGTGCTTCAACAGCAACGATTTCACGCGTTCGTCGCTGCTTCGATTACGGTAATGATACTTATGATGAAATGCTTGGTCGTCTTTATCCAGATGAAAAGCCATTTACTTCAAAGTAA
- a CDS encoding DUF3048 domain-containing protein gives MKKRNLLVFAMLSAAIISGCSDKEQAQEPVKEAEQDEIETIEEELEVSEELPYVTPFTGERVAEEVTTRPIIVTINNHPQARPQSGLAAADVIYEMLAEGDVTRFLALYQSEIPESIGPIRSARSYFIDIATGLDAFYIAHGYSPEAKAMLDRKVVDHMNGMQYDGTFFKRSSERKAPHNSYITGENVVAGAEKVGASLLYQKKVSYPFYEAEDSVKIGVTANEVTMKYNNGGSFNSHYVYDAETNRYTRYSANAETIDYETNESIELANVLFFEMPHRIIDSEGRRDITITGGGNAYVAQAGTVREVKWKNADGLLVAVEEDGTDVKLVPGNTWIHFVPTTPGLTTAVTYSE, from the coding sequence ATGAAAAAACGTAATTTACTCGTTTTCGCAATGTTGAGTGCAGCTATTATTTCAGGCTGTTCCGATAAAGAGCAAGCACAGGAGCCCGTAAAAGAAGCTGAGCAAGATGAAATTGAAACAATTGAAGAGGAACTTGAGGTTTCCGAAGAGTTACCATATGTAACGCCATTTACAGGAGAGCGCGTTGCAGAAGAAGTAACGACAAGACCAATAATAGTAACGATAAATAATCATCCACAAGCTCGCCCGCAATCAGGACTTGCTGCTGCGGATGTTATTTATGAAATGTTGGCAGAAGGGGATGTCACACGATTTTTAGCGTTATACCAATCCGAAATTCCAGAATCGATTGGACCTATTCGAAGTGCACGTTCGTATTTTATTGATATTGCTACAGGATTAGATGCCTTTTACATTGCGCATGGTTATAGCCCAGAAGCCAAAGCAATGTTAGATAGAAAAGTAGTAGATCATATGAATGGAATGCAATATGATGGCACGTTTTTTAAACGTTCATCTGAAAGAAAAGCACCTCATAATTCCTATATTACTGGAGAAAATGTAGTCGCCGGTGCAGAAAAAGTAGGGGCTTCATTACTTTATCAGAAAAAAGTGTCATATCCATTTTATGAAGCCGAAGATAGTGTTAAAATAGGAGTAACTGCTAACGAGGTAACGATGAAATATAATAATGGCGGTTCATTCAATAGTCATTATGTTTATGATGCCGAAACAAATCGTTATACACGTTATTCAGCAAATGCTGAAACAATTGATTATGAAACGAATGAATCGATTGAATTGGCCAATGTTCTATTTTTTGAAATGCCACACCGAATAATTGATAGTGAAGGTCGACGAGATATTACGATTACAGGTGGCGGCAATGCGTACGTAGCACAAGCTGGTACAGTGCGTGAAGTGAAATGGAAAAATGCAGACGGTTTGTTAGTCGCTGTAGAAGAAGATGGGACAGATGTGAAGCTCGTACCAGGGAATACGTGGATTCATTTTGTGCCAACAACACCAGGCTTAACGACGGCTGTTACATATTCAGAGTAG
- a CDS encoding adenine deaminase C-terminal domain-containing protein produces the protein MPEIKWKINNIRKQVSIIDGHAAPNLVLQNANYLHSMLKTWVTGNIWIADDRIVYVGKEMPSNIEGTEIIDVAGKKVVPGYIEPHVHPFQLYNPHSFAKFCAQSGTTTFISDNMTFVSSIGNKKAFSFMDELSELPFSFYWWSRFDSQTELENEGELYSNASVMEWLERHDVIMGGELTGWPRLMRGDDQMLYWIQAAKHKGKKIEGHLPGASEKTLTKMRLFGVDGDHESMTIEDVEMRLQHGYAVTLRYSSIRPDLPQLLKAIVDKGYDVFDHLMMTTDGSTPSFHQDGVIDKCIRAALDAGVRPVDAYNMAAYNVARYYNMTNLHGLIATGRYANINILTDELSPTPEAVLSKGVWLKKEGVDTHAFPKTDLSVFGELALDFDLHEADFQFSMPIGIEMVNDVITKPYSVKGQGHNNVLSTNHDESYLMLVDRHGKWRINTMIKGFATHVKGFASSYSNTGDIILIGKSMHEMLHAFKELKKMNGGIVLVEDGQVIVKIPLALAGSVYDGDVQELIPLEVELKQALKQRGYHHSDAIYTLLFLQSTHLPYIRITTRGIFDVMKNTVMLPAIMR, from the coding sequence ATGCCAGAAATTAAATGGAAAATAAATAATATACGAAAACAAGTTAGTATTATTGATGGGCATGCCGCTCCTAATTTAGTACTACAAAACGCAAACTATTTACATAGCATGCTAAAAACATGGGTGACAGGCAACATTTGGATTGCCGATGATCGCATTGTTTATGTAGGGAAGGAAATGCCCTCTAATATAGAAGGAACAGAAATAATTGATGTAGCAGGGAAAAAGGTTGTGCCAGGCTATATCGAACCGCATGTGCACCCGTTCCAGCTCTATAATCCACATAGCTTTGCGAAGTTTTGTGCACAAAGTGGTACGACGACGTTTATTTCTGACAATATGACGTTTGTTTCATCTATAGGAAATAAGAAAGCGTTTTCTTTTATGGACGAGTTAAGTGAGCTGCCGTTTTCTTTTTATTGGTGGAGCCGTTTTGATTCGCAAACGGAGCTCGAAAATGAGGGAGAGCTTTATTCGAATGCGTCAGTTATGGAATGGCTTGAGCGTCATGATGTTATTATGGGCGGAGAGCTTACGGGCTGGCCACGTCTAATGCGCGGGGACGACCAAATGTTGTACTGGATTCAGGCAGCCAAGCATAAAGGGAAAAAAATTGAAGGGCATTTACCGGGAGCATCAGAAAAAACATTAACAAAGATGCGTTTATTTGGTGTTGATGGTGATCATGAATCGATGACAATTGAAGATGTAGAAATGCGTTTGCAGCATGGTTATGCGGTGACACTACGTTATTCTTCGATTCGCCCGGATTTACCGCAACTGTTAAAGGCTATTGTCGATAAGGGTTACGATGTATTCGATCATTTAATGATGACGACAGATGGTTCAACACCGAGCTTCCATCAAGACGGAGTGATTGATAAATGTATTCGTGCCGCACTTGATGCAGGTGTACGTCCAGTAGATGCCTATAATATGGCAGCTTATAACGTCGCTCGCTATTACAATATGACAAATCTACATGGTTTAATTGCAACAGGTCGCTATGCAAATATCAATATTTTAACAGACGAACTTTCACCAACTCCAGAAGCAGTTTTATCGAAAGGGGTTTGGTTGAAAAAAGAAGGGGTAGACACACATGCTTTCCCAAAAACAGACTTATCGGTATTTGGCGAACTAGCATTGGACTTTGATTTACATGAAGCTGACTTCCAATTTTCGATGCCAATCGGAATTGAGATGGTCAATGATGTTATTACGAAGCCTTATAGTGTGAAAGGCCAAGGTCACAATAATGTATTATCAACGAATCATGACGAAAGTTATTTAATGCTTGTAGATCGTCATGGTAAATGGCGTATTAATACGATGATAAAAGGCTTTGCAACACATGTGAAGGGCTTTGCATCTTCGTATTCGAATACGGGGGATATTATTTTAATTGGGAAAAGTATGCATGAAATGCTACATGCCTTCAAAGAACTAAAAAAAATGAACGGTGGAATTGTGCTTGTTGAAGATGGACAAGTTATCGTAAAAATTCCGTTAGCATTAGCAGGTAGTGTGTATGATGGTGATGTTCAGGAGCTAATCCCTCTGGAAGTTGAATTAAAGCAAGCATTAAAGCAACGTGGGTACCATCATTCAGATGCAATCTATACACTATTATTTTTACAATCTACGCATTTACCATATATTCGAATTACGACGCGCGGTATTTTTGATGTTATGAAAAATACGGTGATGTTACCGGCCATAATGCGTTAA